Proteins encoded within one genomic window of Halomonas sp. YLGW01:
- a CDS encoding toprim domain-containing protein produces MTLAPKASGRFERFDAPDKPKGNGNGWYRIHSPQAASFGIWHLDVSEVVTLNDVSNSEAVAQSRLEAIRERDRRDRKRQQCEAQAAEKARRWWSEAAPGDPAHPWLARKRLPPHALRQHGKVLLVPLYVEGGLVNLERIFPDGNKRTLAGGRVRGVASLIGRLTGAGRVLVAEGWSTAAALHEVMGCPVVVARNADNLALVARRLRQRLPDADITICGDDDRHLPAKGKPNKGSVEARHAALAIGADLLMPSFCEGCRHCTDFADVRLCRLGGGHGG; encoded by the coding sequence GTGACGTTGGCGCCCAAGGCGTCAGGCCGCTTCGAGCGATTCGACGCGCCCGACAAGCCCAAGGGCAACGGCAATGGTTGGTATCGCATCCATTCGCCCCAGGCGGCGAGCTTTGGCATTTGGCATCTGGACGTTTCTGAGGTTGTGACGCTTAACGACGTCAGCAACTCTGAAGCCGTGGCTCAGTCAAGGCTGGAGGCTATACGAGAGCGCGACCGCCGCGATCGAAAGCGCCAGCAGTGTGAAGCCCAGGCCGCCGAGAAGGCCCGGCGCTGGTGGTCCGAGGCCGCTCCCGGCGATCCGGCCCACCCCTGGCTGGCCCGCAAGCGTCTACCGCCCCACGCTCTTCGCCAGCACGGCAAGGTGCTGTTGGTGCCTCTGTATGTCGAGGGCGGCCTGGTCAACTTGGAGCGCATCTTTCCCGACGGGAACAAGCGCACCCTGGCAGGAGGCCGCGTTAGGGGCGTGGCTAGCCTGATCGGCCGCCTGACCGGCGCTGGGCGCGTGCTGGTGGCTGAGGGTTGGTCAACGGCCGCTGCGCTCCACGAGGTCATGGGTTGCCCGGTCGTAGTCGCTCGAAACGCCGACAACCTGGCCTTGGTCGCCCGTCGCCTGCGCCAGCGGCTCCCTGATGCTGACATCACCATCTGCGGTGATGATGACCGCCACCTGCCGGCCAAGGGCAAGCCCAACAAGGGCTCGGTTGAAGCCCGCCATGCCGCCCTAGCCATTGGTGCTGACCTGCTGATGCCGTCGTTCTGCGAGGGCTGCCGGCACTGTACTGACTTTGCCGACGTGCGCCTGTGCCGGCTGGGAGGTGGCCATGGTGGCTGA
- the queA gene encoding tRNA preQ1(34) S-adenosylmethionine ribosyltransferase-isomerase QueA: MQRADFHYELPDELIARYPSERRSDCRLLCVDGASGALDHRRFPDLLEILEPGDLLVFNDTRVIPARLHGQKASGGRVEMLLERPLDAHRGLAHIRASKSPKPGTELIFEGDVRAVVEGRQDALFELRFLGDTPLIALLEAHGHMPLPPYITREDELADRERYQTVYARRDGAVAAPTAGLHFDEPMMAALEEKGIESAFVTLHVGAGTFQPVRADDIRDHHMHSEWIEVDEAACAKVREAKARGNRVVAVGTTGVRCLESACMKSETGEIAPYRGETDIFIYPGYEWRCVDALVTNFHLPESTLMMLVASFAGFEPVMNAYRAAVEERYAFFSYGDAMFLTRADAG, encoded by the coding sequence ATGCAGCGCGCCGATTTCCATTACGAGCTTCCCGACGAGCTGATCGCCCGTTACCCCTCCGAGCGTCGCAGTGACTGCCGCCTGTTGTGCGTCGATGGCGCCTCGGGGGCGCTTGACCACCGCCGTTTCCCGGACCTGCTCGAGATCCTCGAGCCGGGCGACCTGCTGGTGTTCAACGACACCCGAGTGATCCCGGCCCGCCTGCACGGCCAGAAGGCCAGCGGCGGCCGCGTCGAAATGCTGCTCGAACGGCCGCTGGATGCCCACCGCGGCCTGGCGCATATCCGCGCCAGCAAGTCGCCGAAGCCGGGCACCGAGCTGATCTTCGAGGGCGATGTGCGCGCCGTGGTGGAAGGCCGCCAGGATGCTCTGTTCGAGCTGCGCTTCCTCGGCGACACGCCGCTGATCGCGCTGCTCGAGGCCCACGGCCACATGCCGCTGCCGCCCTACATCACCCGCGAGGACGAGCTGGCCGACCGCGAGCGCTACCAGACCGTCTACGCGCGGCGCGATGGCGCGGTGGCCGCCCCCACCGCCGGCCTGCACTTCGATGAGCCGATGATGGCAGCACTCGAGGAGAAGGGCATCGAGAGCGCCTTCGTCACCCTGCACGTGGGCGCCGGCACCTTCCAGCCGGTGCGCGCCGACGACATCCGCGACCACCACATGCACAGCGAGTGGATCGAGGTCGACGAGGCCGCCTGTGCCAAGGTCCGCGAGGCCAAGGCCCGCGGCAATCGGGTGGTGGCGGTGGGCACCACCGGCGTGCGCTGCCTGGAATCGGCCTGCATGAAGAGTGAAACCGGCGAGATCGCGCCCTACCGCGGCGAGACCGACATCTTCATCTATCCGGGCTATGAATGGCGCTGCGTCGATGCGCTGGTCACCAACTTCCACCTGCCGGAGTCGACGCTGATGATGCTGGTGGCTTCCTTCGCGGGCTTCGAGCCGGTGATGAACGCCTACCGGGCCGCGGTCGAGGAGCGCTACGCCTTCTTCAGCTATGGCGACGCCATGTTCCTGACCCGCGCCGACGCCGGCTAG
- a CDS encoding site-specific integrase — MSKKAHPLSALEVKRIATPGYHAVGDVAGLLLRVDKSGARSWILRYSTGETRLAQSGKPYKVRRDHGLGGYPDTSLAQAREKARKVREMLAEGIDPLAERKAAKQARLAAELRRLTFVQAAEAVIKVKQAEASNPKHAAQWRRSLEAYALPTLGNMSVADIELVHVKKALEPIWQSKPTTAARVRQRIESVMSWATAHGHRAGPNPATWKGNLDAVLPAPAKIKKKAHHRAMPIDEMPAFWARLSERDDMPAKALAFTILTGSRSGEVLGARWEEIDMAGAVWAIPSERMKGRREHRVPLAQAAVELLRSVPQADEGLVFTRDGGRKLSDRAMTDLLAAMGEKEQATVHGMRSTLRDWMAERTATPQDVAEMILAHAIGNQAEAAYRRGDLLAKRARVMKQWATFLATPASASGKKVTAIRKGGTE, encoded by the coding sequence ATGTCAAAGAAAGCCCATCCCCTGTCTGCCCTTGAAGTGAAGCGCATCGCTACCCCTGGCTATCACGCCGTGGGAGATGTTGCTGGCCTACTACTGCGTGTCGATAAGAGCGGCGCTCGGTCGTGGATACTGCGCTATTCCACCGGCGAGACTCGCTTGGCCCAGAGCGGCAAGCCCTACAAGGTGCGCCGGGACCATGGCCTAGGCGGCTACCCTGACACCTCACTGGCACAGGCCCGCGAGAAGGCTCGCAAGGTCCGCGAAATGTTGGCCGAGGGCATCGACCCACTTGCAGAGCGCAAGGCCGCCAAACAAGCCCGGTTGGCTGCTGAGCTGCGCCGGCTTACCTTCGTCCAGGCCGCCGAGGCCGTTATCAAAGTGAAGCAGGCCGAAGCCAGCAATCCGAAGCACGCCGCTCAGTGGCGGCGAAGCCTGGAAGCATATGCCTTACCAACATTGGGCAATATGAGTGTGGCCGATATTGAACTGGTTCACGTCAAGAAAGCCCTTGAGCCTATTTGGCAGAGCAAGCCCACTACTGCCGCCCGTGTGCGCCAGCGCATCGAGTCAGTTATGTCATGGGCGACGGCCCACGGCCACCGCGCCGGCCCCAATCCCGCCACCTGGAAAGGCAATCTGGATGCCGTGTTGCCGGCGCCAGCCAAGATCAAGAAGAAGGCACACCATCGCGCCATGCCCATTGATGAGATGCCGGCGTTCTGGGCGCGGCTGAGCGAGCGGGACGATATGCCGGCAAAGGCGTTGGCGTTTACGATCCTAACGGGCAGCCGTTCCGGAGAGGTGCTGGGCGCCCGCTGGGAGGAGATCGACATGGCCGGTGCGGTCTGGGCGATACCGTCGGAGAGGATGAAGGGGCGCCGAGAGCATCGCGTACCGCTGGCGCAGGCTGCCGTTGAGCTGTTGCGTTCGGTGCCCCAGGCTGATGAAGGGCTGGTATTCACCCGCGATGGCGGGCGCAAGCTGTCCGACCGGGCAATGACCGACCTGCTGGCCGCCATGGGGGAAAAGGAGCAGGCGACGGTTCACGGCATGAGGTCCACGCTACGCGACTGGATGGCAGAACGCACCGCTACCCCGCAAGACGTTGCCGAGATGATCCTGGCCCACGCCATCGGCAACCAAGCCGAGGCCGCCTATCGGCGCGGCGACCTGCTGGCAAAGCGGGCTCGAGTGATGAAGCAGTGGGCCACCTTTCTGGCCACCCCTGCCAGCGCCAGCGGCAAGAAGGTAACGGCGATCCGCAAAGGCGGCACTGAATGA
- the secD gene encoding protein translocase subunit SecD codes for MLNRYPLWKYLLILLVLAVGLVYSLPNLFPADPAVQISPASGGEDLSESQLERVQTALADADISLKSTERDATSVLLRLDRASDQMRARGVVDGLLDDDHVVAVNLAESTPDWLANLAASPMTLGLDLRGGVHFLLEVDMDAAVTQRLEVNASAMRETLRDERIRYRNTEIDGRTLSLDFMNAEDRDEARSLISRDFPDFQYEESEADRGATLVMTLSDQAVQEIQDYAINQNLTTLRNRVNELGVAEPLVQRQGPNRIVVELPGVQDTAAAKRVVGATANLEFRLEARPDTPAQETESLEFRSSPRTAELMRDVIITGDSVSSATRSFDENGRPQVNIDLDGTGGTLMNRATRSNIGRNMAVVFIEHKTRDRTVMQDGKPVVVRDPYTERGIISLATIQSALGNSFRITGLDSPTEAAELSLLLRSGSLAAPIYFVQERTIGPSLGQDNIDRGVLSVQIGLLLVVAFMLLRYKAFGVIANVALGINLVLVIAAMSMLGATLTLPGIAGIVLTLGMAVDANVLIFERIREELRTGLSVQQAIHAGYERAFTSIVDANLTTLLVALILFSIGTGPVKGFAVTLSLGILTSMFTALMVTRAMVNLTVGGKPLKTLWI; via the coding sequence ATGCTTAACCGTTACCCCCTATGGAAGTATCTGCTGATACTTCTTGTCCTCGCCGTCGGCCTGGTCTATTCGCTCCCCAATCTCTTCCCCGCAGACCCCGCGGTGCAGATCAGCCCCGCAAGCGGCGGCGAGGATCTCAGCGAATCCCAGCTGGAGCGGGTTCAGACCGCCCTGGCCGATGCCGACATTTCCCTCAAGTCCACCGAACGCGATGCCACCAGCGTCCTGTTGCGTCTCGATCGCGCCTCCGACCAGATGCGCGCCCGTGGCGTGGTCGACGGCCTGCTCGATGACGACCATGTGGTCGCGGTGAACCTGGCCGAGTCGACGCCCGACTGGCTCGCCAACCTGGCCGCCTCGCCGATGACCCTGGGCCTCGACCTGCGCGGTGGCGTGCACTTCCTGCTCGAGGTCGACATGGACGCCGCGGTGACCCAGCGCCTCGAGGTCAACGCCAGCGCCATGCGCGAGACCCTGCGCGACGAGCGCATCCGCTACCGCAACACCGAGATCGACGGTCGCACGCTGAGCCTGGACTTCATGAACGCCGAGGATCGCGACGAGGCGAGGAGCCTGATCAGCCGCGACTTCCCGGACTTCCAGTATGAAGAGAGCGAGGCGGATCGCGGCGCGACCCTGGTGATGACCTTAAGCGATCAGGCAGTCCAGGAAATCCAGGACTACGCGATCAACCAGAACCTGACCACCCTGCGCAACCGCGTCAACGAGCTAGGCGTGGCCGAGCCGCTGGTGCAGCGCCAGGGCCCCAACCGCATCGTGGTCGAGCTGCCCGGCGTGCAGGACACCGCCGCCGCCAAGCGCGTGGTGGGTGCGACCGCCAACCTGGAGTTCCGCCTCGAGGCCCGCCCGGACACCCCGGCGCAGGAAACCGAGAGCCTCGAGTTCCGCTCCAGCCCGCGCACCGCCGAGCTGATGCGCGACGTCATCATCACCGGCGACAGCGTCTCCAGCGCCACCCGCAGCTTCGATGAGAACGGCCGTCCCCAGGTCAACATCGACCTGGACGGCACCGGCGGCACCCTGATGAACCGGGCGACCCGCTCCAACATCGGCCGCAACATGGCCGTGGTGTTCATCGAGCACAAGACCCGCGACCGAACCGTGATGCAGGACGGCAAGCCGGTGGTGGTGCGCGACCCCTACACCGAACGCGGCATCATCAGCCTGGCCACCATCCAGAGCGCCCTGGGCAACAGCTTCCGCATCACCGGACTGGATTCCCCCACCGAGGCCGCCGAGCTGTCGCTGCTGCTGCGCTCGGGCTCGCTGGCCGCGCCCATCTACTTCGTGCAGGAACGCACCATCGGCCCGAGCCTCGGTCAGGACAACATCGACCGCGGCGTGCTCTCGGTGCAGATCGGCCTGCTCTTGGTGGTGGCCTTCATGCTGCTGCGCTACAAGGCCTTCGGCGTGATCGCCAACGTGGCCCTCGGCATCAACCTGGTGCTGGTGATCGCCGCCATGTCGATGCTCGGCGCCACCCTGACGCTGCCCGGCATCGCCGGTATCGTGCTGACGCTCGGCATGGCCGTGGACGCCAACGTGCTGATCTTCGAGCGCATACGCGAGGAGCTGCGCACCGGCCTCTCGGTGCAGCAGGCGATCCACGCCGGCTATGAACGCGCCTTCACCTCGATCGTCGACGCCAACCTGACCACCCTGCTGGTGGCGCTGATCCTGTTCTCGATCGGCACCGGCCCGGTCAAGGGCTTCGCCGTGACCCTGTCGCTGGGCATCCTGACCTCGATGTTCACCGCCCTGATGGTGACCCGCGCCATGGTCAACCTGACCGTCGGCGGCAAGCCACTCAAGACACTCTGGATATGA
- a CDS encoding helix-turn-helix domain-containing protein, producing the protein MAIPTRAATTGDYDTTAPEPRGASNAWRLWFSVKQLARRYGTHEATIWRWSREGRFPAPVKLAGNLTRWSLHDVESWEQTQRERT; encoded by the coding sequence ATGGCAATTCCCACCCGAGCCGCCACCACCGGCGACTACGACACCACTGCACCGGAGCCGCGCGGCGCCAGCAATGCTTGGCGTCTCTGGTTCTCCGTCAAGCAACTAGCCCGCCGCTACGGCACCCATGAGGCCACCATTTGGCGCTGGTCACGTGAGGGCCGCTTTCCCGCGCCAGTGAAGCTGGCGGGCAACCTCACTCGCTGGTCACTTCACGACGTTGAGAGCTGGGAGCAAACCCAGCGGGAGCGGACGTGA
- a CDS encoding DUF927 domain-containing protein: MVAEYLDPDSVDMFGKPDTEPAHTSLGMSQVSHVSQPSNDAASRRDTTGTPLVPTCPIAREVDPSEAAPAKVKEPVRPTFACYLTSSQYGPPGLYYHGQRIPKGDGDPEPFDKRVCTPVECLAATHDERGDNHGLLLRFKPLYGPWRQWAMPLRLLRGSGEEMRGELLDMGVRIEPDAFKELNQWAARQAPDEVVVAATRVGWHRVEEALAFVMPRHTIAQGELARRITFQSEVAGQDEYATAGSLMSWREAIGRLCSGNPLMVLAVSTALAGPLLYLTHRQTAGIHLVGDSSNGKTTLLEVAASVWGGPDFKRTWRATGNGLEGIAAALSDTALILDEIGEADGREIGATVYALGNGTGKARASRNGTARRPHRWRIAVLSSGERTLAAHMSEAGKRPLAGQAVRLLDIPAKRAHGAFDTLHHLADGRAFADHLKSEVTRHHGHLGPAFIERLVAEERDLAAEVDRFAQVDGFASTRPLQGRAAKVLALIGLAGELATEYGLTGWQPGEAMAAAVEAFHAWAAGQGGVRSEYEQILDSVGGFIERHGDARFSSVESDPAHIPTVHNRAGWWRDDAKGRTYLFNGEGLSEALGGFDLKRGTEALEVAGWLVERDAGARSVRVRINGSRRRVYAIRPVECEESVA, from the coding sequence ATGGTGGCTGAGTACCTCGACCCCGATAGTGTCGATATGTTCGGAAAGCCTGACACTGAGCCCGCCCATACCTCGTTGGGCATGTCCCAGGTGTCCCACGTGTCCCAGCCCAGCAATGACGCGGCTTCCCGCCGGGACACCACCGGGACACCACTTGTCCCAACGTGTCCCATCGCCCGCGAGGTAGACCCGAGCGAGGCGGCGCCGGCCAAGGTGAAGGAGCCAGTGCGCCCTACCTTCGCCTGCTACTTGACCTCCAGCCAGTACGGGCCGCCGGGGCTTTACTACCACGGGCAGCGCATTCCCAAGGGCGACGGCGACCCCGAGCCCTTCGACAAGCGCGTCTGCACCCCCGTCGAGTGTCTGGCCGCCACCCATGACGAGCGTGGCGATAACCATGGGCTGCTGCTGCGCTTCAAGCCGCTGTATGGGCCGTGGCGGCAATGGGCGATGCCGCTGCGTCTGCTGAGGGGCAGCGGTGAGGAGATGCGCGGCGAGCTGCTGGACATGGGCGTTCGTATCGAGCCCGACGCCTTTAAGGAGCTGAATCAATGGGCTGCGAGGCAGGCGCCCGATGAGGTGGTGGTGGCCGCGACCCGTGTGGGTTGGCATCGCGTCGAGGAGGCGCTGGCGTTCGTCATGCCCCGGCACACCATCGCCCAGGGCGAGCTGGCGCGCCGGATCACCTTCCAGAGCGAGGTGGCCGGCCAAGACGAGTACGCCACCGCCGGCAGCCTGATGAGCTGGCGCGAGGCGATTGGCCGGCTATGCAGCGGCAACCCGCTAATGGTGCTGGCCGTGTCCACCGCCCTGGCCGGCCCGCTGCTGTACCTGACGCACCGGCAGACGGCAGGCATTCATCTGGTAGGCGATTCATCCAACGGGAAGACGACGCTGCTGGAGGTCGCTGCGAGCGTCTGGGGCGGTCCCGACTTCAAGCGCACCTGGCGCGCCACCGGCAACGGACTGGAGGGCATCGCGGCAGCCCTGAGCGACACGGCGCTGATACTGGACGAGATAGGCGAGGCCGACGGCCGCGAGATCGGCGCTACCGTCTACGCCCTGGGCAATGGCACCGGCAAGGCCCGCGCCAGCCGCAACGGCACTGCAAGGCGCCCGCACCGCTGGCGCATCGCGGTATTGAGCAGCGGCGAGCGTACCCTGGCCGCCCACATGAGCGAGGCCGGCAAGCGCCCCCTTGCCGGGCAGGCCGTCCGGTTGCTGGATATACCCGCCAAACGCGCCCACGGCGCCTTCGACACCCTGCACCACCTGGCCGATGGTCGCGCCTTTGCGGATCACCTGAAAAGCGAGGTGACGCGCCACCATGGCCACCTTGGGCCGGCGTTCATCGAGCGGCTGGTAGCCGAGGAGCGCGACCTGGCTGCTGAGGTGGACCGCTTCGCCCAGGTAGACGGCTTCGCTTCGACCCGCCCGTTACAAGGCCGGGCCGCCAAGGTGCTGGCGCTGATAGGGCTGGCCGGCGAGCTGGCCACCGAATACGGGCTGACGGGCTGGCAGCCGGGCGAGGCGATGGCCGCCGCTGTCGAGGCGTTCCACGCATGGGCCGCCGGGCAGGGCGGCGTGAGGTCCGAGTATGAGCAGATATTGGACAGCGTGGGCGGCTTCATCGAGCGACATGGCGATGCCCGTTTCAGCAGCGTCGAGAGCGACCCGGCCCATATCCCCACGGTCCACAACCGGGCCGGCTGGTGGCGCGATGATGCCAAGGGCCGAACCTATCTGTTCAACGGCGAGGGCTTGAGCGAGGCGCTGGGCGGCTTCGACCTGAAGCGCGGCACCGAAGCCCTGGAGGTGGCCGGCTGGCTGGTCGAGCGCGATGCTGGCGCCCGGTCCGTGCGCGTTCGGATCAACGGCAGCCGCCGCCGGGTCTACGCGATCCGCCCGGTGGAATGTGAGGAGAGCGTGGCATGA
- the secF gene encoding protein translocase subunit SecF, with translation MRSLAMRQFDFMGKRRLAFITSAVLLLIALGSLAVQQLSLGLDFTGGTLVEVSYATAPALDSVRQVLEAAGFQDISVQTFGAADEILIRLQQAFDPNVGQQVTDLLRQGGDQVSLVRAEFVGAQVGEQLRDQSGLGMLVALGMVMLYVAFRFQYKFAIGALLALVHDVILVLGAFSLFQIEFDLTVLAAVLAVIGYSLNDTIIVYDRIRENIRTSRIDDMPAIFNDAINQTLSRTLATSGTTVLVLLALLILGGDMIHNFAVALLIGIGVGTFSSIYVASALLLPLKLVRTDLIPAPKENEDAEELP, from the coding sequence ATGAGGAGCCTCGCGATGCGACAGTTCGATTTCATGGGCAAGCGCCGCCTGGCCTTCATCACCTCGGCGGTGCTACTGCTGATCGCCTTGGGCTCGCTGGCCGTGCAGCAGCTGAGCCTGGGGCTCGACTTCACCGGCGGCACCCTGGTCGAGGTCAGCTACGCCACGGCGCCGGCGCTGGACAGCGTGCGCCAGGTGCTGGAGGCCGCCGGCTTCCAGGACATCTCGGTGCAGACCTTCGGCGCCGCCGACGAGATCCTGATCCGCCTGCAGCAGGCCTTCGACCCCAACGTGGGCCAGCAGGTCACCGACCTGCTGCGCCAGGGCGGCGATCAGGTCTCGCTGGTGCGGGCCGAGTTCGTCGGCGCCCAGGTCGGCGAGCAGCTGCGCGACCAGAGCGGGCTCGGCATGCTGGTGGCGCTGGGCATGGTGATGCTCTACGTGGCCTTCCGCTTCCAGTACAAGTTCGCCATCGGCGCGCTGCTGGCGCTGGTTCACGACGTGATCCTGGTGCTCGGTGCCTTCTCGCTGTTCCAGATCGAGTTCGACCTGACCGTGCTGGCCGCGGTGCTGGCGGTGATCGGCTACTCGCTGAACGACACCATCATCGTCTACGACCGGATCCGCGAGAACATCCGCACCTCGCGCATCGATGACATGCCGGCGATCTTCAACGACGCCATCAACCAGACCCTGAGCCGGACACTGGCGACCTCCGGCACCACGGTGCTGGTGCTGCTGGCACTGCTGATCCTGGGCGGCGACATGATCCACAACTTCGCCGTGGCGCTGCTGATCGGTATCGGCGTCGGTACCTTCTCGTCGATCTACGTCGCCTCGGCGCTGCTGCTGCCCTTGAAGCTTGTGCGCACCGACCTGATCCCGGCGCCGAAGGAAAACGAGGACGCCGAGGAGCTGCCCTGA
- the tgt gene encoding tRNA guanosine(34) transglycosylase Tgt: MTFERLATDGRARRGRLSFPRGTVETPAFMPVGTYGTVKGMTPQSVEEIGAEIILGNTFHLWLRPGTEVIEEHGDLHDFAQWDKPILTDSGGFQVFSLGEMRKITEEGVHFRSPVDGSKVFMGPEESMAVQRSLGSDVVMIFDECTPYPATHDEAKRSMEMSLRWAKRSRDAHGDSPSALFGIIQGGMYPDLREASLKGLDEIGFDGYAIGGLSVGEPKEEMIKVLDYLPEWMPDDKPRYLMGVGKPEDLVEGVRRGVDMFDCVMPTRNGRNGHLFTFEGTVKIRNARHRHDTAPLEADCDCYTCKHFSRAYLHHLDRCNEMLGSMLNTIHNLRHYQRLMDGLRGAIEAGTLANFVEAYYGRRGLSVPPLEQSPE; encoded by the coding sequence ATGACCTTCGAGCGCCTGGCCACCGACGGCCGGGCCCGCCGCGGCCGCCTGAGCTTCCCCCGCGGCACCGTCGAGACCCCGGCCTTCATGCCGGTGGGCACCTACGGCACCGTCAAGGGCATGACACCCCAGTCGGTCGAGGAGATCGGCGCCGAGATCATCCTCGGCAACACCTTCCACCTGTGGCTGCGCCCGGGCACCGAGGTGATCGAGGAACACGGCGACCTGCATGACTTCGCCCAGTGGGACAAGCCGATCCTCACCGACTCCGGCGGCTTCCAGGTCTTCTCGCTTGGCGAGATGCGCAAGATCACCGAGGAAGGGGTGCATTTCCGTTCGCCGGTCGACGGCTCCAAGGTCTTCATGGGGCCCGAGGAATCCATGGCGGTGCAGCGCTCGCTGGGCTCGGACGTGGTGATGATCTTCGATGAGTGCACGCCCTACCCGGCCACCCATGACGAAGCCAAGCGCTCGATGGAGATGTCGCTGCGCTGGGCCAAGCGCTCCCGCGACGCCCACGGCGACTCGCCCTCGGCGCTGTTCGGTATCATCCAGGGCGGCATGTACCCGGACCTGCGCGAGGCCTCGCTCAAGGGCCTCGATGAGATCGGCTTCGACGGTTACGCGATCGGCGGACTGTCGGTGGGCGAGCCCAAGGAAGAGATGATCAAGGTGCTCGACTACCTGCCCGAGTGGATGCCGGACGACAAGCCGCGCTACCTGATGGGCGTGGGCAAGCCGGAGGATCTGGTCGAGGGTGTGCGCCGCGGCGTCGACATGTTCGACTGCGTGATGCCGACCCGCAACGGCCGCAACGGCCACCTGTTCACCTTCGAGGGCACGGTCAAGATCCGCAACGCCCGGCATCGCCACGATACGGCACCGCTGGAAGCCGACTGCGACTGCTACACCTGCAAGCACTTCTCGCGGGCCTACCTGCATCACCTGGATCGCTGCAACGAGATGCTCGGTTCGATGCTCAACACCATCCACAATCTGCGCCATTATCAGCGCCTGATGGACGGTTTGCGCGGTGCCATCGAAGCGGGTACATTGGCAAACTTTGTAGAAGCATACTATGGTCGCCGCGGGCTGTCGGTTCCACCGCTGGAACAAAGCCCCGAATGA
- a CDS encoding inositol monophosphatase family protein, whose protein sequence is MHPMVQFGLRAMRSAAEQFVRIRERIENSHDEHNLDRLLEDAGRNVETLVANQLSRGYPEHGISGRYIPYREGEGEGGDHHWKIEPFHGYSNLSVAGSGFAMSLVCLVKGRPEHAIVICPFADTEFLASRGRGAQRNGKRIRVPKTTAIAGSRLALGLPELWLRPRHLPTYLTLVQQLGPQIETQLATGSGLLDLAELASGRCDAAFVLGLEEQDKLVGTLLLKEAGALMGTPDGGPSVEIEGQLMAAGPRLYKALMQQLKPHMV, encoded by the coding sequence ATGCATCCGATGGTCCAATTCGGCCTGCGCGCCATGCGTAGTGCCGCTGAACAGTTCGTGCGTATCCGCGAGCGTATCGAAAACTCCCATGATGAACACAATCTCGACCGTCTGCTCGAAGACGCGGGCCGCAACGTCGAGACGCTGGTCGCCAACCAGCTCTCCCGCGGCTATCCCGAGCATGGCATCTCCGGTCGCTATATCCCCTACCGCGAAGGCGAGGGTGAAGGCGGCGATCATCACTGGAAGATCGAACCCTTCCACGGCTATTCCAACCTGAGCGTCGCCGGCAGCGGCTTCGCGATGTCGCTGGTGTGCCTGGTCAAGGGACGCCCCGAACATGCCATCGTGATCTGCCCGTTCGCCGATACCGAGTTCCTGGCCAGCCGTGGCCGCGGTGCCCAGCGCAACGGCAAGCGCATTCGTGTGCCCAAGACCACCGCCATCGCCGGCTCGCGCCTGGCGCTGGGTCTGCCGGAGCTGTGGCTGCGCCCGCGTCACCTGCCGACCTATCTGACCCTGGTGCAGCAGCTCGGCCCGCAGATCGAGACCCAGCTCGCCACCGGCAGCGGCCTGCTCGACCTGGCCGAACTGGCCAGCGGTCGCTGCGATGCGGCCTTCGTGCTCGGCCTCGAGGAGCAGGACAAGCTGGTCGGCACCCTGCTGCTCAAGGAAGCCGGCGCCCTGATGGGCACCCCCGATGGCGGCCCCAGCGTCGAGATCGAGGGTCAGCTGATGGCCGCCGGCCCGCGCCTCTACAAGGCACTGATGCAGCAGCTCAAGCCGCACATGGTCTGA
- the yajC gene encoding preprotein translocase subunit YajC: MLDFLISPAHAEGGAAAGGGIAQIVMLGGFVLIFYFLLWRPQAKRAKQHKQLIAGLSKGDEVVIGGGMLGRITKVADEFISMEIAEGTEINVQKNAVASVLPKGTIKSI; this comes from the coding sequence ATGCTGGACTTCCTCATTTCCCCGGCACACGCCGAAGGCGGCGCGGCCGCAGGCGGCGGTATCGCCCAGATCGTCATGCTGGGCGGCTTCGTGCTGATCTTCTACTTCCTGCTGTGGCGCCCCCAGGCCAAGCGGGCCAAGCAGCACAAGCAGCTGATCGCCGGCCTGTCCAAGGGTGACGAAGTGGTCATCGGCGGCGGCATGCTGGGCCGGATCACCAAGGTGGCCGACGAGTTCATCTCCATGGAAATCGCCGAAGGCACCGAGATCAACGTGCAGAAGAACGCCGTTGCCTCCGTCCTGCCCAAGGGCACCATCAAGTCCATCTGA